The nucleotide sequence CCGCGCTGCATTCTGGCGCGTGATTGCCGCCATCTCCGCCTCGCGTGCCACCTGTTCGCGCAGCACGCGCTGACGCAGCCGCGCATTCATGGCATAGAGCGCCAGACCGATGCAGCAGAAGCCGCCGACTGCCCCGCTCAGACGAACAAAGAGCGCCGTATGCGTGCGCAGGTCATTGAACGGCGAGAGCAGGATCGTGAGCACGAGAATCAGCCCGCCGAGCCACGCGAGCGGCGTCCACACCGCATCGAAGGAATCGTCCGCAAGGAGCGGCGCGGCGATCGTGCGCCCATAGTAGAGAAAAAGCGGCACAGCGATGGGCAGGCAGACAATCGTGCAAAGCCCCGAGAGCAGGAACGGCACATCAAAGAGCGGGTAGGCGTCCTCTACGGCATAGATCACCGTCTGCATGGCGAACCAAATGAGTCCCGGGGGGATGAGGATGCAGATCTGCTTGCCAATCGGCACGCGCGTCATCGCGAGCAGGTAGAAGAAGATGAAAAAGAGAAAAGGAAAGGCGATGCGCCGCGAAAACACCGTGACCGCCTCGATCTGGATGATCGCCTCGATCCCCGTGAGCAGGAGCAGCCCCGAAATGATCGGCAGCGGAGAAAAACGCAAGTAATGGCGAAAGATATAAAGACGGGTCAGATTGACGGGCAGGATGTGAACCGCCGTATAGAGAAGCGTTACCAGCGGTACGGCAAACGGATACTGCATGAGTTCGATCATCGGTGATAGCTGCATGAATCTTCTCCTATGTCAGAAATCCCGCACGCATCTTCTCCAGCATATAGGCGCGGTAGATGCGCTCGACCTCGCTTTTGCGGCGCGTGGCAATCGGCAGCAGCGTGCCGTCGGAGAGCAAAATGCCGTCCGAAGTCAGTTGATGGATCTCGTCCATATTGACCAGCAGACTGCGGTGACAGGAAAGGAACATCGGCATGGCATCGAGCAGCTCCCGTGCGCGGGCGAGCGTCATATAGGGGGAGAGCGTCGTGCCGTCCGTCAGATGAAACGAGCAGCGACGCCCGTCGGCATCGACATAGCGGATGTACTCGATCGGTATGCGCTGCTCCGTGTATTCGATCGTGAGCGGGATCGTCGGGCGCTCCTTCTTGAAAAAAGGCGTACGCGCCAATGCCTCGCGTACGCCCGCCTCCGTCACGGGCTTGATGAGGTAGTGCGCCGCCGTCACATCGAATGCCTCCACCGCGTGCTCGCGGCTCGTCGTCACGAAGATGATCGCGCAGTTCGCATTGAACGAGCGCAGAATCTGTGCCGTTTGGATGCCCGTGCGCTCCCCCAGATAGATATCGAGAAAGACGATGTCGGCGCGTACGGAGGACATGTACGCAAGGAACTTCTTGTCGTCCGTGAACGCGCGAATCACGGGGCGCGGCGTATGCTCGGCGCAGACGCTTTCGAGAAGCTCGCAAAGCCGATGCAGATCTTCTGGCAGATCGTCCAGTACAGCAATATTCATCGTATCACCTCCTCATCATATTCTAGGGAAATCCCTGCGGATTTGCAAGCATGGATTTCCCTCCTTTGCGTTCATACCATACTTTCGGCGTTTGTGACAACTTTTCTTGACCTTTCGTATAAATGTGAGAAAATAGAAAAGATAAGGTCTTTGGTCTTAATGAAAGAGATTATATAAGACAAAGGAGTGTCGCGCCTTTGTTTCATTTCTGTCTGTGCCGCCGGCGACAGCGGCAGAATGGGAGGATTATGAACGTACTGGAAAAAGCGCTTCATTGGAAGCATACGCAAAAGATCATCACCTTTGTCATCATCCTCAATGCCGCCGTATTGGGCGTATTGACGAATCGAACACTGTCCGCCGAAGAAGTCTTGTTTCTCGAAGCAGTCGACAAAGCCTGTCTGGTGATTTTCACCGTTGAGTTGATTGCAAAACTGCTCGTTTATCGGCGAAGTTTTTGGTCAGAGGGCTGGAACATCTTCGACTTCGTCATCGTCCTCAGCTCCATCGTCTTTATCTCCTCCAGCATTTCGGTCATTCGAGCCTTCCGTATCTTCCGACTGCTCAAGGCGCTCGCCGAGTTCCCCGAGCTGCAGATCCTCGTATCGTCCATGCTCAAGGCGATCCCCAGCATGACGTGGGCGCTTCTGCTGCTCTTCATCGTCTTCTATATCTTCGCGGTTTTCGGCAGTACGATGTACGGCGATGCGTTCCCCGAGCTGTTCGGCGACATCGGCGGCTCCATGTTCACGCTGTTCCAGGTCATGACCTTTGAATCGTGGGCGACGGCAGTGGCAAGGCCGATCATGGCGATGTACCCTTATGCGTGGCTATACTTTCTGGTATTCATTCTTCTCACCGCCATCACGCTCTTGAATGTCATGGTAGGCATCGTGGTAGAAGCCGTTGGCACCATCTCCGAAGCCGTCAAGCAGAAGCAGGCGGCGGAGGCGGCGGAGAACGCACCGCCCGAGGAGCGAAGAGCCGATGAAATCGAAGCCGAAATCCGTCAGCACCTCGCACAAATCGAAACATTGTTAGAGAAAAGAAAGGACGAAGCAATATGAAAACATCATCGAACAAGCACCTGCGCCGCACCATCCTCTGTGCCATCTTCGCGGGCGCACTCGCCGCCCCCTTTGCCGCGCAGACGGCATATGCGCTGCCCATCGAGGGGGCGAACGCCGCGACGAACAAGACCGAGGCAGACATCTCCACGAGCGGCGCGGTCATGGACATCGCGGGCAAGACCGCGCACAATATCCTCAAATGGGAGGACTTCTCCATCGAGCAGAACGAGAAGGTGCGCTTTGACGGCGGCGCAAAGACGCGCGACTATCTGAACCTCGTCACGGGCGAGGGCGCATCGAACATCTACGGCACGATCGAGGGCGGTCGGAACGTCTACCTCGTGAATCCGCACGGCATCCTCTTCGCCGCAGGGTCACAGGTGAATACGGGCGCACTCTACCTCTCGACGGCGAACCCCGCTGACATTGCCGCAGCGACGAACACATTCAAGACAAACGGCACAAGCCCCCTCTCTGCGACCGCGCAGACGGGCGACGTGCTGAACCTCGGTACGGTAAAGGCGAGCAAACTCTACATCGAGGGCAAGAACGTCAAAGTCCTCAACACGGATGCTGTCACGGACGCAAACGGCACGGCACTCACGGGGGCGAACGTCACGATCCGCAGCGAGGAAACGCCGCATATCGGCTACGATGTCGCCAATACCACGACGCGGAACTTTACCGTAAACGGCGCAACGGTCTCGAAGACGGTTTCCGACTACAAGAATGCGAACAACTCAAAATCTGCAACAGCACGCACATGGGATGTCAAGAACCTCGGCGGCGGGACGCATGGGGACTATGACTATATGCGCGTGCATAACGTCTACGAGCTGCAGCACATGGACGCGAATCAGATTGATGACGTGGATCCCGATAAGAGGAAGATCCTCGGCAGATATATGCTCGCGGATGACATCGCGGCAAGCGAGACAAAGGACTGGGATGGGGGCTTTCAGCCGATTGGCGATGTTACCAGAGGGACCTTTAGGGGACGATTTGACGGCGTAGGGCACACGATCACGGGGCTTACCATTAAGTTACCGACCGATACTGCCGGGCAGGTTTCTCGCGGGATGTTTGGATACATCGAGGATCACGCGTGCATCGAGAATGTCTCCCTGAAGGACGCCTCCGTGTCGGGAGTGAAGGATGTCGGCGGCATTGTGGGAACTGCAAAATGGTCTACCATACGGAACGTCTCCTTCAGTGGTAAGGTCTATGGAAGCGATACCGTGGTCGGCGGCATTGTGGGAGAGCTAAATAAGAGTACCCTTGAGAACGCCTACCATGAGGGCACAGTCGAAGGGAACAAGGCTGTCGGCGGCATTGCGGGATTTGTGT is from Selenomonas sputigena ATCC 35185 and encodes:
- a CDS encoding ATP-binding protein, whose product is MQLSPMIELMQYPFAVPLVTLLYTAVHILPVNLTRLYIFRHYLRFSPLPIISGLLLLTGIEAIIQIEAVTVFSRRIAFPFLFFIFFYLLAMTRVPIGKQICILIPPGLIWFAMQTVIYAVEDAYPLFDVPFLLSGLCTIVCLPIAVPLFLYYGRTIAAPLLADDSFDAVWTPLAWLGGLILVLTILLSPFNDLRTHTALFVRLSGAVGGFCCIGLALYAMNARLRQRVLREQVAREAEMAAITRQNAARMEENDRTTRAFRMQFTEMVAAAQELLARGDAAGIERLMGAAASAIHTRYAPVCRNETVNILIGYWQPVFERLGAQTAYRIEVGAENPIDPLDLTAILGNLLANAAEALERLAPDAPRLLRLALVHQGDTLFLTADNSYDGELRYDAAGNLLSSKRGNAERGIGMESIRTSLARYDGTMEIAPEDDLFAVSIVLRATQDRAANIMPMPTDDCGEGNAHD
- a CDS encoding LytR/AlgR family response regulator transcription factor → MNIAVLDDLPEDLHRLCELLESVCAEHTPRPVIRAFTDDKKFLAYMSSVRADIVFLDIYLGERTGIQTAQILRSFNANCAIIFVTTSREHAVEAFDVTAAHYLIKPVTEAGVREALARTPFFKKERPTIPLTIEYTEQRIPIEYIRYVDADGRRCSFHLTDGTTLSPYMTLARARELLDAMPMFLSCHRSLLVNMDEIHQLTSDGILLSDGTLLPIATRRKSEVERIYRAYMLEKMRAGFLT
- a CDS encoding ion transporter; this translates as MNVLEKALHWKHTQKIITFVIILNAAVLGVLTNRTLSAEEVLFLEAVDKACLVIFTVELIAKLLVYRRSFWSEGWNIFDFVIVLSSIVFISSSISVIRAFRIFRLLKALAEFPELQILVSSMLKAIPSMTWALLLLFIVFYIFAVFGSTMYGDAFPELFGDIGGSMFTLFQVMTFESWATAVARPIMAMYPYAWLYFLVFILLTAITLLNVMVGIVVEAVGTISEAVKQKQAAEAAENAPPEERRADEIEAEIRQHLAQIETLLEKRKDEAI